The following coding sequences lie in one Rutidosis leptorrhynchoides isolate AG116_Rl617_1_P2 chromosome 4, CSIRO_AGI_Rlap_v1, whole genome shotgun sequence genomic window:
- the LOC139843552 gene encoding phosphatidylinositol/phosphatidylcholine transfer protein SFH9-like yields MGLATQDAINQFKALMEQVDEPLKKTFKNVHQGHIVETLERFLKAREWNVTKAHKMLLDSLNWRLQNGIDDILAKPILPDNFYRGVRDSQLIGVSGYTREGLPVFAIGVGLSSFDKASIHYYLQSHIQINEYRDRVILPTATKKNGRYIGKCVKVLDMSGLKLSALNQIKLLTTISTVDDLNYPEKTITYYIVNVPYIFSACWKVVKPLLQERTKLKVRVLQGGGRDELLKIMDYSALPHFCRREGSGSGSGSSRNSSDDCYSLEHPFHQELYSYMKQQSGIREPLEPSKQGSVHVDVPVGEPEDAERCRTLESQLKKLRTHKSLSGSLANFKISD; encoded by the exons ATGGGTCTTGCTACCCAAGATGCAATCAATCAATTTAAGGCTTTAATGGAGCAAG TTGATGAGCCTCTTAAAAAAACATTTAAG AATGTTCATCAAGGACATATTGTTGAAACTTTAGAGAGATTTCTTAAAGCTAGAGAGTGGAATGTTACAAAAGCCCATAAGATG TTGTTAGATAGCTTAAATTGGAGGCTGCAAAATGGGATAGATGACATTTTAGCT AAACCCATACTTCCTGATAATTTCTATAGAGGAGTGCGTGATTCGCAGCTGATAGGAGTGTCTGGTTACACCCGAGAG GGTCTTCCGGTATTTGCTATTGGTGTAGGCCTCAGCAGTTTCGACAAAGCATCT ATCCATTATTACCTACAATCACATATTCAAATTAATGAATATCGGGATCGTGTGATTCTG CCAACTGCGACTAAAAAGAATGGACGATATATTGGCAAGTGTGTGAAGGTTTTAGATATGAGTGGCTTGAAGCTTTCTGCGCTAAACCAGATAAAG CTGCTGACGACAATCTCTACAGTTGATGATCTTAACTACCCTGAAAAGACCATCACTTACTATATAGTAAACGTCCCGTACATATTCTCGGCATGTTGGAAG GTTGTGAAACCACTACTGCAGGAGCGAACTAAGTTGAAAGTACGAGTGTTGCAAGGTGGTGGTCGTGATGAGCTGTTAAAG ATAATGGACTATTCGGCCCTTCCTCATTTCTGCCGAAGAGAAGGATCGGGATCAGGGTCAGGATCTTCTCGAAATTCAAGTGATGATTGCTACTCACTAGAACATCCTTTTCATCAAGAACTTTACAGTTACATGAAACAGCAATCAGGAATTCGTGAACCGTTAGAACCATCAAAGCAAGGATCGGTGCATGTTGATGTGCCAGTGGGTGAGCCAGAAGATGCGGAAAGATGCAGAACTTTGGAATCTCAGTTGAAGAAGCTTCGAACCCATAAGAGTCTTTCTGGGTCTTTAGCAAATTTCAAAATCAGTGATTAA